The genomic interval TGGCGATTCCCAGCAGATAGAGCACGGTGAGGGCGCTGGCGGGAATAGAAACGAGCTTGAGGAACTCCACACCGAAGCCAACGCGCATCAGATCGCCGATCAGCGGCACCAGGACGCTCAGGGGGCTGGTGAATCCGTGCAGCGGGGGCTCGCCGGGGCGAACATGGGTGAGGCCGAAGCCGCTGGCCATATTCTCCGCGTGGAGGCAGGTGATGAGAGCGTCTTCCCAGTAGCGCTGGGTGTAGCACCAGAAGACGATCCGGATGAGCATGGCCGCAAGGGCGATCCAGCCGGCGGCTTTCACCACCGATTGATTGGATTCGTCGTCCACCCCCGCAATACGCAGCCAACCCGCGACTCGAACTACACCTGGCATTTGATATTTCCCGTTGCTGCTGCGTGGACTTGAGGTCCGGGGCATTTTAGCCCAGCGGGGAAAGGCGGGTAAAGGCGCGGGGCTGATAGTTGATAGTTGATAGTTGATAGTTGATAGTTGATAGTTGTTAGCTGGTCGCTGAAAGTTGATAGTTATGGGACCGGGCAATATTGTCCATACGCCCCATAAGACCCATAAGACCCATAAGACCCATAAGACCCATAAGACCCATTCTTCAGCCTTCAGCCTTCAGACTCCTATCTGTCCCAAAATGAGTGAAGGAGGCGCAGCATCCGTGCCGCGCCTCCTTCAAAAGGAGTTTTGTGAGTGCTAAGCCAGCACGTCGAGGTCGTGTCCGGACGTACCCATGGTTACTGTTATGGCGCTTTGAATCAACTGCAATGCAGCGGCCCTCGCACCACCAGACGACTGTTCCTGATCCTTCAGACGAGTCGACTGCACAGAACCTTGATATCGGCCCTGACTTACACCGGCCCCAACGCCGCTGACACTTCCGGATACTCCAGTCATACCAGCCTCCTTTCTGCATTGGGCCTGTATCTTCTTAACACATCCTTAGTTTCGGCAGTTTTCGCTTCGCACTTTAGCGTCCATCCGACACGGCCCCAAAAAAATAGGACCGGAGCGCTCCCGACGAAGGCTCCGGTCCGATGCGATTTGGGGCGGTATTACGGTTTCGCGGGCTGGGGGTGTTTCCCAACCATCGCCAGAATGGAGTCCACCAGCAGGGGGCCCGTCCCCTCGCCGAGGCTGGTGCGCGACACATACTCGTAGCGTTTGAAGCTCTCGAAGTCTTCTTTGGTCAAGATATAGCCAAATGCGTCGTTGGTAAGCCCAAGCAGGAAGGGGTGCTCCGTGGGCATCTTTCGCTTGAGGTAGTAGCCGATATTGGGCAGCGCCTCTCCGGGAATGTTGACCAACTGGGCCGTTCCAATATTCACCAGATTCATCTGGGTGGAAATCGTGGTCCCGTCGGACACGCTGCTGTAGTCCAGCCCGGAAGCGCCGAACAACTGTTTAATAAGGGGGCTCGTAATGGGAAACTGGAGCCGCTCCGAAGCGCAGTAGAGCGCGGGGGTCTCCTGGCGGGGGGCGTCCTTCACGATGCGCAGGGCCTCGTCCGCCAGCAGATTCCCGATGCGGATGCACTCGTCCCAGGTCTGGACGTCTTCTCCGTCCTCGCCGCGGCAATCGGCCGTGACCATGCCGCCCTGGGCGCCATTCATGAACATGGCCATGGCGCCCGTGGCCGCCTCGATCCGATCATAAAGGGGACCGCAGAAGTCGGGGCTGATGGTCTTGCGCCCCGTTCCCATGACTTCGGGGTGGCTCGCATAGTTCACCAGGGTCGCGATGACCTTGCCCGCCTCGGGATCCACGGCCTGGATCACGCCGCAGCGCGGATCATAGAGTTCCGGCGCGTAGTAGTTGTAGGCAATTTTGCCTTTCGCCTCGCCTACGGCGATCTTGAGGGCCGCGGGCTCCAGATTTTTCACCGCTTCATTAATCGCGGCCGCCGTCTCGTCGATTACCCAGGCGATGTATTCCATATCGCCGTTGTGGCCGCCCTGACCATCGGGAAAGGCGTACAGATCCGGTCCGCTATGGGTGTGGGTCGCCCCGATGAGGATATTCGTGCCGGGGATACCCGTCACCTTGGGCCGGACCTGGTCCCCCAGGACCCCCGGAAAGCCCAGGCAGTCCAGACTGACAAGCGCCACGCGGACGTCGCCGTCTTCAAAGGCGATGGCCCGGGCAAAGAGATCACCCTGGATGCCCGTCGCGGGTTCTGGCGTGCCGACGCCGCCCGAAATGGGCATCAGGGTCTTGGGGGTAATGACGCGAACACCCGCCCCGACCTTGAGGGCGGAAGCAGGCAGCGCCGACAACAAGGCGAGCAAGAGGGTGGCAATTAGAAACTTGGGGTTTCGCAACATGTGGTTCTCTCCGAGGGTGTTGGTCCATATAACGGTCGTTAGACTCTGCCCGAGACAAAAATGTTTTAACCGGCCGTCACCTCGGTCGAGGCTAGTTCCGACGGGCGCGGCTTCCGTCGCGGATACTCCGGAAGAAGCTGGTCAGCAGTCCACCGCACTGATCGGCCATCAGGCCCTTTCGCAGTACGGGCTGATGATTGAAGCGCTGGTCGTCCAACAGGTTAAGCAGACTACCACAAGCCCCGGCCTTGGGATCGCTCGCCCCGTAGTGCACCTCGGGAATACGCGACAGAATGATAGCCCCGGCACACATGGGGCAGGGCTCCAGGGTCACGTACATCTGGGTATTTTCCAGCCGCCAACTGCCCAGTCGCGCGGCGGCCGCTGTGATGGCAATCACTTCGGCATGGGCCGTCGGGTCCTGGAGGGTCTCCCGCTGGTTGTGGGCTTTGGCAATAATCTCGCCTTCGTGGACTATCACGCAGCCAACGGGGACTTCTCCCTGGTCCATGGCCCGTTGTGCTTCCCGGAGGGCGTAGGTCATATATCGTTCATGGGGATCGAGCATAGCGGTGTATTGTCCCCCGCCACGGCGCGGGTTGTCAAACCCCAGCCCGGCATTGGGGGGGCGAATAAAACCTTGACAGTTCCTGAGAATTCTATTCCTTCATCTAATTTCTCATTCGCGCTCAGCCTTGAACCGACCGGTCCTGTTTTGTATCATGTAGTTGAGAGTAGACATAATTCTCAGCTTTTGTAAAGAATGTTGCTCTGATATGAAAAAATCTGTCCCATGAATTCAGTTCCTTGAGTAGATCCATCTACTTCGAGTCGAAACTCCGGGCTTTTACCCTGAAGAGCGTCCATGTCTGATACGCGTGAAAATGGCCTCAGCACCTATCTGGCGGAAATCTCCAAGATTCCGTTGCTCTCCCCTTCTGAGGAAATACGTCTTTCCAAGCTGGCCCTGGCCGGGGAGGCGGCGGCGCGCAAGAAACTTATTGTGTCCAATTTGCGCCTTGTCGTGAGTATCGCCAAGAAATACCTGTATTACGGTTTGCCCCTGATGGACCTGATCGAAGAGGGCAACCTGGGGCTCATGAAGGCGGTGGAACGCTACGACCCGGATCGGGGCTGCAAGTTCTCCACCTATGCGACCTGGTGGATACGCCAGGCCGTGACCCGCTCCCTTTCCAATCACGGACGCACGGTGCGGATCCCCGTATACATCACGGACAATGTGGCCCGATACAAGAAGTTTGTAGAGTCCGAATACATTAAGTCCGGCAAGTATCCCGATATCGACGCCGTGGCGAAGAATCTGGGTATCAAGGTGGCCGAAGCCCGTCGGCTTCAAGAGTTTGCGGACGTGATCACCCCGCTGGAGCGCATTCAGACCACGGATTCCGAAGGGGACCGGGGCATTCCAGAGAGTATAGAACCGCTTCGCGTGGATCGGGCCATTGAGCAAATCGAGCTGGATCAGCAGATGTCGGAGCTCATGACCCAGTTGACGGAGCGGGAAGCCAATATCATCCGCTATCGTTACGGCCTGTACGACGGCAAGGCCCACACCCTCGAAGAGACGGGCAAGAAATACAAGCTCACCCGGGAGCGGATTCGTCAGATCGAGAAGGATGTGATGAAGCGCCTCCGGGTCTACGCCTCCGCCCACGAAGACGACTTCCGCCCCTGAGCCGGGGCGGCGCAACGCCCTCAGGAACGCCCATGGACCTCGCCCAGCATATCCGCAATGTACCCGATTTCCCCAAGCCGGGAATCCAATTCAAAGACATCACCACGCTCCTCCTGGTGCCCGAAGCCTTCCGCTACGTTATCGGCCAGTTCAAGGCCCGCTACACGGAACTTCAGGTGGACGCCATCGTGGGCGTGGATGCCCGGGGCTTCATTTTTGCCGCTTCCCTGGCCCACGAGATGGGCCTTCCCCTGATTACCGCGCGCAAGAAGGGTAAATTACCCGCCGACACCATCGCGGAGGAGTACGAGCTCGAATACGGCACGGCCATCGTGGAAATGCACCGCGATTCCGTGAAGCCGGGGGACTCCATGGTAATCATCGACGACCTCCTTGCCACGGGTGGGACCGTGGGGGCCGTGGTGCGCCTTATCGAGCGTCTGGGCGGTCGGGTGACCGAAGCGGCCTTCGTGGTGGAGCTTCCTCCGCTGGGCGGCCGGAAGCGTCTCGACCCCGTGCCAGTACACAGTCTGGTCGAATTCATGGTAGACTAGGGGCCTTTCCCCTTCCGCGGGTTAAGACTTTTCTCAATTCCAAGTCGCTGCGGGAAGTATGCAGGGGGGCGTTCCAGCCCCCTTTCGGGAATCCGCGAATACGGACCGAAATGGCTCCGGGTCAGTGCAACTTGGTTGCGCGTCTCAGGGGGCTTGAAAGCCCCCACTCCATATGATCGAATATTTTTGATGTTTGTGTTGCGGCTAACGCGACGGCATCCAGACGACACCCTCAAACTCAGTCCACCAGGAGTGAAGCAGTATGAGCAGGAATTATCTGCCCGGCACCCAGATCGAGATCATCAATGAAATCGAGCGGGGCAAGATCAAGTACGGCCTTTTCGATTTTGACGGCACCATCAGCATTCTGCGCGAGGGCTGGCAGGACATCATGCACCCCGTGTGCGTGGAAATGATCTGCGGGTCCACCACCCCCACTCCGGAAATTGAAGCCGCGGTCCGCGATATGATCGACGAAACTACGGGCATCCAGACCATCCTCCAGATGGAGCGGCTCGTGGAGATGGTTCGGGAATATGGCTTTGTGCCCGAAGCCGAAGTGCTCGACGCTCAGGATTACAAGAAGGTCTACCTGGACCGCCTTATGGTTCCCGTGCGCGAACGTCTGGCCCGCCTGGCCTCGGGCGAACTCCCCCGCGAAAAGGCGATTGTCGCCGGCTCGGTGGATTTCCTTGACATTATCTCCCAGCGCGAGGGCCTGGAGCTGTACGTCTTCAGCGGCACCGATCGCGACGACGTGCGAAACGAAGCCGACAAGCTCGGTGTGGCGCCGTATTTCATCGAAATCTGGGGCGCCCTTCGTACCTTCGCGGAATACTCGAAGGAACAGATCATCAACGATCTTGTGAAGCAGCACAACCTCAGTGGCCCCGAAGTGCTAGCCGTCGGCGACGGCCCCGTGGAACTGCGCAACGTGAAGGCCGTGGGCGGCATAGCGCTGGGTATAGCCTCGGACGAGAAAAAAGGCTTCGGCCTCGACGAAGAAAAACGCACGCGCCTGATCAAGGCCGGCGCGGACATAATCGTGCCGGACTTCACGGAGGCGAAGGCGTTGGCGGAGTATTTGTTCCCCCAGTCGTGAGGCTTCAGGCTGAAGAATCTGACTGATCCGACCGATCTGACCGATCTGATCTTGTCATCGCTGTCCATTGTCCATTGTCCATTCGCATCCCCGGAGATCGTTCCTCTTGAGCGCCAACGCCACGCCACTCACCCTCCACATGATCGGCCACGGCCATATCGACCCCACCTGGCTGTGGCGCTGGACCGAAGGCTACGAGGAAGTCCGCGCGACCTTTCGCAGTGCCCTGGATCGTATGAATGAGACGCCGGAGTTTCGCTTCACGGCGAGCAGCCCCTGCTTCTATGCGTGGGTGAAGGCGGCCGACCCGGACATGTTCGAGGAGATCCGGGGCCGCGTGGAAGAAGGCCGCTGGGAAATTGCGGGCGGGATGTGGATCGAGCCGGACTGCAATATTCCCTCGGGAGAATCCCTGGTTCGCCATGGCCTCCACGGCCAGCGCTTTTATCTGAAGGAATTCGGTAAGCGGGCCGTTATCGGCTTCAACCCCGACACCTTTGGCCACCCCGGCAACCTGCCCCAGATCCTGCGGGGGCTGGGACTGAACTACTACATGTTCATGCGGCCCATGGCGGTAGTCGAGCGGGATTATCCAGGCGGCACGACCTTCTGGTGGGAAGCGCCCGACGGCAGCCGCGTGCTGACGAGCAACCTGGGGCCGGATTACAATTGCTGGTACAGCACCCGGGAACGCATGGAATCGGTGCCCGGGAATCCCCAGTTGAATCCGGGCCAGACGCAAATTCTCGGCTTCTACGGCGTGGGCAACCACGGCGGCGGCCCGACGAAGGCGGCCATCGCCGAGATTGAAGCGCTCCAGGCGGAAAACGGCCCGTTGAAACCCCTTTTCTCCACACTGGAGAATTATTTCGACGCGATTCAGAAGGATCTCGACCCGGAGACCTTTTATGTGGATCGCAACGAACTTCAATGCCATGCCCGGGGCTGCTACAGCGTTCACGCCGGGGTGAAGAAGTGGAACCGCGCAACGGAGCATGCGCTGCTCAACGCGGAGCGCCTCGCAAGCATGGCCTGGCTCCTCCGGGCGACCGCCTATCCGGGGGAAACGCTTTCGGAGGCGTGGCGCAATCTCCTCTATAATCACTTTCACGACATCCTCGCGGGCACGAGCCTGGAGTCCTCCTATGAGGACACCCGGGATCAGATGGGCGCGGCGCGCCATGCGGCCAAGACCATCATCAACGAAGCGATCCAGACCATCGCCCGGGACATCGACACGACGCCCGAGGGGAACACGATTGTCGTCTTCAATCCCCTGCCCTGGCCGGTGACCCAGCCTCTGCTGGCTTCGGGTATCATCCGCCGCGAACTGGAGGAGCCCCTCCATCTGGTGGACGAGAACGAGGTTGCGGTGCCCGTGCAGGAAGTGAAGGGCGAGATCTTGAGCAAGATGCCCTTCGCCGGCGATCGCTACGCCTTTGTAGCGGAGATACCGGCCCTGGGCTATCGCAGCTTCCACGCGCGCTCGGGCCTCTCCAACACCCGGTCGCACAATCCGCTGACCGCCGATCGTTGCACGCTGGAGAACCACTGGTGGCGCATCGAACTGGATCCGGGCGACGGCCATATCACACGTCTCTATGACAAGATCAATCGCGCCGAAGTGCTCCAGAGCGGCCTGACCCTGGCGGCCATGGTGGATACCTCGGACACCTGGGGTCACTCGCTGAAGGAGTTCAACATCGAGGCGGGCCGGTTTGGCCGGGCACGCCTCCGGCTGGTGGAGCTGGGCGATGTGCTGGCGACGATCGAAGTGACCACCAGCTTTGGCAAATCCCAGGCGATTCAGGAACTGACCCTGTACCGCGACTGCCCCCGCATCGATGTTCGCCTGCGCGTGAACTGGCAAGAGGCTTACCACGCCCTGAAATTGTGCTTCGAGACCCGAATCGCGCGGGGTGAAGCCACTTTCGAGACGGCCTATGCCCATCAGGTGCGGGAAGCCACGGGCTATGAAGAATCGGGCCAGCAGTGGTTCGACCTGAGCGGCGACGCGGGCGGCACGCCTTATGGTCTGGCTATCCTGAACGACGGGCAGTACGGCTTTGACGTGAAAGAAAACGTGATGCGCATGACCCTGCTCCGCAGTCCGGCTTATGCGCACCACGATCCGGTTCGTTACTCTTCGGATTCGCGCCAACCCATCATGGATCAAGGTTGGCACAGTTTCCACGTGCAGATTCTGCCCCATGCCGGTGGCTGGCGCGGGGCCCGCGTGCCCCGGCAGGCCTGGGCCCACAATGCGCCGTGCATTCCCCACGTCGAATCGGCCCACGTGGGCAAGCGCCCGCGCGCGGGCAGCATGCTGGAGATCGACGCCCCGAACGTGGTCCTGTCCGTGTTCAAACAGCATGAAGACGGCACGGGCATGATCCTCCGCGGCTACGAGACCGCGGGTGTGGAAACGAGCGCCACCCTGAGCCTGCCCCTGATGGAGCAGGAGATGGGGGTGGTGTTTGCGCCCTATGAGATTAAGAGCTTTGCCCTGAATACCGAAACGTGGACATTGATTCCGGTGGATCTGCTGGAGGAAGCGCACTAGCAGCCCCAGACCACTATCGCCTTCCCCAGGAGTTCCCCATGGAATCCAGACGAGAAAATATCGTGCCCTTTCCGAGGAGAATGGGAATGAACCTTGAAATCATCGAAGAAAAGTGCCTGAACTATCTCCGGCAGGCCCCGAATCCCCTGGTACCGGTCGACACGCTGCTCGAATTCTGCCGCCGCGAGCCGGAATGCGGCAAGCTGGAACGGCAGGAGCTCCTCGATTTTCTGCGCCCCCACGCGCTCGTTAAAGTGGTTGACGGCCCCGAAGAGGGCGAAGAAATTGATCAGGCCACCTTCGGCGAGGCGGGCATCAACATGGGACCCCGGGCCATTCTCCATTCGCGGGTGCCCACGAAAGAGCAGATGGCGGACATTATCGCCGCCCAGATGAAAAACATGACGGAAATGCTGGTGGAAGCCCTGAATCTCGCGCGCAAGGCGAAGGACGAGGCGCACATTGAAGAGCTGGAGGCCGCCCTGCAAAAGAGCGAGGCCCTCCGCCAGAAAATGAATAAGCTCCTGTAACGTTTCGTCCCTGTCTCCGTACATAGTGGGAACAAACCCCGGCAAAGGCCGCCATCCGGCGACCGTGGAGACCTGTCTTGCAGTCTGGCTTTTCAACTCGCCTCGTGTTGGCCCTGGCAATCGCCACGGCAATCGCATTTTTTGCCTGCGGAAATGCAACCGCCGCCCCCACGACCTATGCGCTCGCGAACGGACTCCCAGTTTGGGATGTGGCCACGGAAGACCTCAATGCCGATGGCGTCAAGGATCTAATCCTGCTCGCCTGCGACGAAACGAGTCACCCGCTGAAGAAGGAACTGGCGGTCTTCATCGCCACCGCCGGTGGCCAGTACCCGGACAAGCCGTCGCAGGTACTGCCCCTGGATTCCCGGATCGGCGCGCTCTTTTTTGCCGAAAACGATGGCGCGGCCCCGAGGGAGCTTGTCGCGGCCCATGCGCGCGGAGCCGATGTATTCTCTTATGCGGGCGGCTCCTTCTCGGAGACTTCGGCACCCGAGTTCTTCTCCCTCTACCCCACCGGGTCAAAGAACCCGGTCTTCCTCGCCGATGGCGCGGCCGATATGAACGGCGACGGCATCGAGGAGTGGCTCGTCCCCGTGCCCGAAGGCTACGAACTGCGCCACGGCGCGGAACTGGTCGCGCAGGTCGCCTGCGACATGTACAGCGAACTGCGGCGGGGCAGCAGCATGTATGTATACAATCGATTTCCCGCCATGCTTCCCTACGACATTCCGGACAGCTCGACCAAGGGTCTGGCGATGCTCAGTGACGAGTTTGCGGACTTTGCCCACGGCGAGGGCTGGAAGGAAAACTGGCGTTTCAAAATTCCGGTAAACCTGGAGGAGAAGTGGGAGGCGAGCTCGCGAATGGACGATTTGAACGGCGACGGCTTCCCTGACCTGGTGGTCACTCAGACGCGGGGCACGGCCAAGCTGGAGGCCCAGACCCAGGTCTATCTGGCCAGTGCGCCCTACCAGTACCCGGAAAAGCCCACGGCCACCTTCGTCGCCAAGGGATCCCTGGTCAGTCCCGCGGTGAAGGACGTGAACGGCGACGGCAACATGGACATCATAATCATCAATGTCCCTTTCGGCGTAAAGAACATTGTCAACTTCTTTGCCCGCGGAAAGATCTCCGCCGATGTGGATATCTACCCTTACGCCGACGGCGGTTTTGGCGATGCCCCCGCCTTCAAGACATCCCTGACGATGGACGCGCCGGAGGGCCGGGAACAGACGGCCTACGCCATGGGGGACTTTAATGGCGACAAGCACCTGGACATGGCCTTCAGCCGAACGGCGGACGACCTGGCGGTTTACTTCGGCGACGGTAAGTCGATGGTCGGTTCCACGCCCTCCCTCGTGGTGAATGTGCCCAGTTTCGGTCAGGCGCGACCCGCCGCACTGCGCAGCGAAGAGCGCATGGACCTCGTCATCTTCCATCCCGGTGGCGAGAACAAGCATCGCGTGGAAGTGGTGCTCTTCGACTGAGCGCGCGAACGTCACGACGGGTTGCGTCGCTGATTGCAGGCACTTCAGAGACTGCAGGCACCTGTACGTAAGTCCCGAATGGCGCGAACTCAGGGAAATCGAGACCCCAAATGGAGACTACGGGCGCCACCCACACGCGGGCCGCTTCAAGCGGCCAACAGCTTGCGGGTGTCGTGACTTCAGGCGCGAGAGGCTGATCTCGTTTTTTCACCACCCCAATGAGACGCCTTTGTGGGGCCAGGCATGCTTAAACCATCGCACCCATAAACTCCGTCGCAAGCTCCTCCGTGTATGCGTGGCACCCGTGGTACCCTTTGCGGACGCAGAAGTTGGTGCCATTCGTGTCCGTCCCTGTCACACGCTGAATTGACCCATGAGCTGCTTCAAGCGCCCGGAGAGCTCCGACAACTCGGAGGCGGAACGCTTTACTTCGTCGGCGCCATGCCGGGTATCCGCAGCGGCGCCGTTCACCACCACCACGATATCCGCCACGTCGCTCATTCCGCGCGAAGCTTCGCCGATGTTCTCCGCGATACTGTTCGCGCCCTGAGCAAGCTCGGAGACGTTGCGCGCGATTTCATTGACGCCCGCCGTGGCTTCTTGAACATTTCGGGCGACTTCCGAAGAGCCCATGGCCGCCTGCTGAACCGTGCGGGTAACCTCGTCCGCGCCGGAGGCGGCACGGCCGATATTGCGCGCGATCTCGTTGATGGTGCTGTTCTGCTCTTCCACCATGCGCGCCGTCGTGCCGAAGGCGTGATTCAGATCGGTGATGGTCGCCACAATCCCATTGATCGCGGTGACCGCCTGGCCGGTATTGGACTGCATTTCTTCAATCTTCACGCGGATTTCTTCCGTCGCCGCCGAAGTCTGCTTGGCCAGTTCCTTCACCTCGTTGGCCACCACGGCGAAGCCCTTGCCCGCCTCGCCCGCGGATGCCGCTTCGATGGTCGCGTTAAGCGCCAGCAGATTGGTCTGGGCCGCGATGCCCTTGATGAGGTCCACGACCTTGTCAATCTGGTTGGCCGCTTCGCCCAGACGGTGCACCGTCTTGGCGGCGGCGTTCGCCTGCTCGGTCGCCTCGCCCGCCGTTCGCGCCGCGGCGCCCGTGCTGTGGGAAACCTCCGCCAGGGACGACGACATTTCTTCCACGGCGGCCGCCACCGAACCCACGGAGCCCGACATTTCGCCCATCGATCCCGCGATGCTTTCCATGCTCGCCGATACCTCCTCCACCGCCGCGCTCACCGTGGTCAGATTCGAGGACACCTGTTCCGCCGCCGACGCCACGACGTTGCTGTTGCTGCTCACTTCTTCCGTGCTCGCGGCCACGCTCTGGATACGGGCCGCCGTCGACTCGCTGATTGACGCCGCGCTCTCGGACTGCTCGCTCATGCGCAGGGCCCCGGTGGACATCTCCTCGGACGTGGCCGCCAGCGCGCTCGACGAACGGGAGAGATCGTTGGTGCTTTCCGACACCTGGCGGATGATACCCTGCAACTTCCCGAGGAAGGTGTCAAACCAGTGGCCGAGCTCGCCTATTTCGTCATTACGGTTCATGGCGATTCGGCGGGTCAGGTCTCCCTCGCCCTCGGCGATATCGCGGAGGCGCTCCACCACCAGGGCGATGGGGCGACTCACCAGGTGGGATACGGCCCAGGCCGCCACGGCGGCCAGCAGCAGGCTGATCAGCATGATGACGCAAATCACGAAATAGACCCGCGATTCCGTTCCCACAATGACCTGTTCCTGGCCTTCCACGGCCTGATCGCCGGCTTCTTCGAATTCCTCCGCGATGCCCAGCACCTCCGTCGCGGCGGCCTTGTATTCCCCGTCCAC from Candidatus Hydrogenedentota bacterium carries:
- a CDS encoding nucleoside deaminase, with protein sequence MLDPHERYMTYALREAQRAMDQGEVPVGCVIVHEGEIIAKAHNQRETLQDPTAHAEVIAITAAAARLGSWRLENTQMYVTLEPCPMCAGAIILSRIPEVHYGASDPKAGACGSLLNLLDDQRFNHQPVLRKGLMADQCGGLLTSFFRSIRDGSRARRN
- a CDS encoding RNA polymerase sigma factor RpoD/SigA, whose translation is MSDTRENGLSTYLAEISKIPLLSPSEEIRLSKLALAGEAAARKKLIVSNLRLVVSIAKKYLYYGLPLMDLIEEGNLGLMKAVERYDPDRGCKFSTYATWWIRQAVTRSLSNHGRTVRIPVYITDNVARYKKFVESEYIKSGKYPDIDAVAKNLGIKVAEARRLQEFADVITPLERIQTTDSEGDRGIPESIEPLRVDRAIEQIELDQQMSELMTQLTEREANIIRYRYGLYDGKAHTLEETGKKYKLTRERIRQIEKDVMKRLRVYASAHEDDFRP
- a CDS encoding adenine phosphoribosyltransferase translates to MDLAQHIRNVPDFPKPGIQFKDITTLLLVPEAFRYVIGQFKARYTELQVDAIVGVDARGFIFAASLAHEMGLPLITARKKGKLPADTIAEEYELEYGTAIVEMHRDSVKPGDSMVIIDDLLATGGTVGAVVRLIERLGGRVTEAAFVVELPPLGGRKRLDPVPVHSLVEFMVD
- a CDS encoding HAD family hydrolase is translated as MSRNYLPGTQIEIINEIERGKIKYGLFDFDGTISILREGWQDIMHPVCVEMICGSTTPTPEIEAAVRDMIDETTGIQTILQMERLVEMVREYGFVPEAEVLDAQDYKKVYLDRLMVPVRERLARLASGELPREKAIVAGSVDFLDIISQREGLELYVFSGTDRDDVRNEADKLGVAPYFIEIWGALRTFAEYSKEQIINDLVKQHNLSGPEVLAVGDGPVELRNVKAVGGIALGIASDEKKGFGLDEEKRTRLIKAGADIIVPDFTEAKALAEYLFPQS
- a CDS encoding alpha-mannosidase, whose protein sequence is MSANATPLTLHMIGHGHIDPTWLWRWTEGYEEVRATFRSALDRMNETPEFRFTASSPCFYAWVKAADPDMFEEIRGRVEEGRWEIAGGMWIEPDCNIPSGESLVRHGLHGQRFYLKEFGKRAVIGFNPDTFGHPGNLPQILRGLGLNYYMFMRPMAVVERDYPGGTTFWWEAPDGSRVLTSNLGPDYNCWYSTRERMESVPGNPQLNPGQTQILGFYGVGNHGGGPTKAAIAEIEALQAENGPLKPLFSTLENYFDAIQKDLDPETFYVDRNELQCHARGCYSVHAGVKKWNRATEHALLNAERLASMAWLLRATAYPGETLSEAWRNLLYNHFHDILAGTSLESSYEDTRDQMGAARHAAKTIINEAIQTIARDIDTTPEGNTIVVFNPLPWPVTQPLLASGIIRRELEEPLHLVDENEVAVPVQEVKGEILSKMPFAGDRYAFVAEIPALGYRSFHARSGLSNTRSHNPLTADRCTLENHWWRIELDPGDGHITRLYDKINRAEVLQSGLTLAAMVDTSDTWGHSLKEFNIEAGRFGRARLRLVELGDVLATIEVTTSFGKSQAIQELTLYRDCPRIDVRLRVNWQEAYHALKLCFETRIARGEATFETAYAHQVREATGYEESGQQWFDLSGDAGGTPYGLAILNDGQYGFDVKENVMRMTLLRSPAYAHHDPVRYSSDSRQPIMDQGWHSFHVQILPHAGGWRGARVPRQAWAHNAPCIPHVESAHVGKRPRAGSMLEIDAPNVVLSVFKQHEDGTGMILRGYETAGVETSATLSLPLMEQEMGVVFAPYEIKSFALNTETWTLIPVDLLEEAH
- a CDS encoding VCBS repeat-containing protein, whose protein sequence is MQSGFSTRLVLALAIATAIAFFACGNATAAPTTYALANGLPVWDVATEDLNADGVKDLILLACDETSHPLKKELAVFIATAGGQYPDKPSQVLPLDSRIGALFFAENDGAAPRELVAAHARGADVFSYAGGSFSETSAPEFFSLYPTGSKNPVFLADGAADMNGDGIEEWLVPVPEGYELRHGAELVAQVACDMYSELRRGSSMYVYNRFPAMLPYDIPDSSTKGLAMLSDEFADFAHGEGWKENWRFKIPVNLEEKWEASSRMDDLNGDGFPDLVVTQTRGTAKLEAQTQVYLASAPYQYPEKPTATFVAKGSLVSPAVKDVNGDGNMDIIIINVPFGVKNIVNFFARGKISADVDIYPYADGGFGDAPAFKTSLTMDAPEGREQTAYAMGDFNGDKHLDMAFSRTADDLAVYFGDGKSMVGSTPSLVVNVPSFGQARPAALRSEERMDLVIFHPGGENKHRVEVVLFD
- a CDS encoding methyl-accepting chemotaxis protein, which codes for MNTHGFFGSIRAKIIGAFVAMAVFVLACGCAGLWGARSLKEVLDFLSGPAWSTADGAMEGTIGLELQMLAMRNIMAGVDLETNERRLKEGQELAATAYGRAIDAKLLDQSLNEKFQAALKDYGARLEALREANAAFVLAQDAFDGHTAAFVEFLVHMEELGDGAVESLTANPDESTTWNSGLSTKWAAADGGMESTIGYYQQLYFLEQLRAGGDPARCQDGLTRGREFQAGAAAEMLETGLFDVPADGAGFAGKTMAEAYNEFFAKHTELLEAYVTHYLELAKVDGEYKAAATEVLGIAEEFEEAGDQAVEGQEQVIVGTESRVYFVICVIMLISLLLAAVAAWAVSHLVSRPIALVVERLRDIAEGEGDLTRRIAMNRNDEIGELGHWFDTFLGKLQGIIRQVSESTNDLSRSSSALAATSEEMSTGALRMSEQSESAASISESTAARIQSVAASTEEVSSNSNVVASAAEQVSSNLTTVSAAVEEVSASMESIAGSMGEMSGSVGSVAAAVEEMSSSLAEVSHSTGAAARTAGEATEQANAAAKTVHRLGEAANQIDKVVDLIKGIAAQTNLLALNATIEAASAGEAGKGFAVVANEVKELAKQTSAATEEIRVKIEEMQSNTGQAVTAINGIVATITDLNHAFGTTARMVEEQNSTINEIARNIGRAASGADEVTRTVQQAAMGSSEVARNVQEATAGVNEIARNVSELAQGANSIAENIGEASRGMSDVADIVVVVNGAAADTRHGADEVKRSASELSELSGRLKQLMGQFSV